Below is a window of Luteolibacter rhizosphaerae DNA.
GTAACATGATCGATACCTTTCGCCAAGGCATCCGCGCCGCGCAAATCCGCTTGGCGCACGAGGCCTGCAAACGCGCCGACCTCACCCTAAGGCCGGAGCACTTCTTCGCCCCTTGGCACGACTACTCCGGCTTCCGCCGATTCATCGACGCCGGCCGCAAAGTCACCTTGGAGCACTTGGACGAAATCCGCGCCTTGTTGCGCCCAGATCTTCGCAGCCATGAACTTCCTACAATCCAATCCATGGTGGGCCACGACGTCGCATGATGAGATGCACCATCGCCAGGATGCGCTCTTGAGGCGGCTCCTGAGTGATCGCGTGGTGCCATTCACCGCTTATTATTCAAAGCTGTTCAGCGAGCTGGGAATCGAGGCCGGGGACATCCGCGGCACCGATGATCTGGTGAATCTCCCCTTCACCTCCAAGCGACTGCTGGAGAATCCGAAGGACTTCGTGGTGATTCCGGAGGAAGCCGCGCTGAAGCATCAGTGGGCCACCATTCGCCATGCTCTTACCCATGGTCCTTCGTCGACCAAGCGGATGTTGGAGGAAGAGCTGCGGCCCATCCTGCTCACCAGCACAACCGGCCGTTCGGCTGCGCCTGTCCCCTTCCTTTATACGAAGTATGACATCGCGAACCTCGAAACTGGTGGCACGCGGATGATGGAGCTCTGCAAGTCGGATCCAGCTTGGCGGCACATCAATGCCTTCCCCTTCGCGCCTCACCTGGCCTTCTGGTTGGCCCATCATGCGGGCACCGGCTTCAACACCTTCATGCTCTCCACCGGCGGAGGCAAGACGATGGGGACCGAGGGCAACTTGCGTTTGATCGGGAAGATCCAACCGGACGCGATCATCGCGATGCCCACCTTTCTTTACCACCTGCTGCAGCAGGCGGCGGCGGACAAGCAACGCTGGACGAATCTCAAGCGCATCGTGCTCGGCGGCGAGAAAGTGCCCGCCGGCATGCGGGTGAAGCTCAAGGCGCTCTGCGAACAGATCGGAGCCTCCGATGTTGCCATCATGTCCACATACGGCTTCACCGAGGCCAAGATGGCGTGGACGGAATGCATGCCGGATGGAGACTCCGAGCCGAGCGGCTACCATATTTATCCTGACCTCACTTTTATCGAGGTGATCGATCCCGAAACCGGTGAGCGCGTCCCCGACGGCCATCCCGGTGAGATCGTCTGCACACCGCTTGATGCTCGCGGGACCGTGGTCATCCGTTACCGCACCGGCGACCTTATCGAGGGCGGCCTTGTCCATGAGGCTTGCCCCTGCTGTGGCCGCAGCTGTCCGCGCTTGGTCGGCAAGATCTCCCGCGTCTCCGACATCCGCCGTCTCAACATCGGCAAGCTCAAGGGCACCTTGGTGGACTTCAACGCCTTGGAGAATCTCTTGGATGACACCGAAGGTCTGGGGGCCTGGCAGATCGAATTGAAGAAACGAAACGACGACCCGCTCGAAAGCGATCTGGTGCTCGTCCACGCCGCGCCCTCGAACGGCACCAACCGCGACACTCTCAAGAAGCGCATCGCCAACCGATTCGGGCAAGCCGTCGAGTTCGCCCCGAATGACATCGTCTTCCACTCTTGGGACGAGATCCGCGAGCTGCAAGGCGTGGGCAAGGAACTCAAGGAACAGAAGGTGGTCGATCACCGGCCCGCTAACGACAACTGAAACAAGCCATGTCCGATCTACACATCATCGCCGGAGTCCGCACTCCCTTCTGCCGGATGGGATCGGACTTCGATGGGCTGGGGGCCGATGATCTCGGCCGCCATGCCACCACAGCGCTCCTGCTCCGCACCGGTATCGATCCGGATCTCATCGACGAGGTGATCTTCGGCTGCGTAGCCCAACCTGCGGATGCGGCCAATGTCGCCCGTGTCATCGCGCTCCGCTCGGGCATTCCGAAGCGCATTCCCGCGGCCACGGTCCACCGCAACTGCGCCTCGGGCATGGAGGCCATCACCACCGCACACCAACGAATGATGAGCGGGCGCGGCGAGCTCTTTGTCGTGGGCGGAGCTGAGAGCATGTCCAGCGTGCCGATGATGTTCTCACATGCCAGCGCCCGGAAATTCGGCGAGCTCGCGAAGGCGAAAGCCGTCGGCCAGAAGATCACCGCACTCGCCAGCTTCCGCCCGAAAGACTTCAAGCCCCGCGTGGGACTTCAACTTGGTCTCACTGATCCCTACAGCGGGATGATCATGGGAGACACCGCGGAGATCCTCGCCCGCGAGTATCACATCTCCCGCGAGATCCAGGATTCCTTCGCCGCCGCATCGCATCGCAAGGCATTCGCCGCCGCGGACCTGCTCAAGGAGGAGATCGCGCCCGTGCACCTCCCGGGCAATGCCGTGACTCGCGACAATGGTGTGCGAGAAGACTCCACGCCACAGAAGCTGGCAAAGCTCCGCCCGATCTTCGATCGCCAGACCGGAACGGTCACGGCGGGTAATAGCTCGCAGATCACCGATGGCGCCGTCGCCCTTCTCGTCGGCAGCGAGGATGCGGTGAAGCGCCTCGGCATCGAGCCGCTCGGTCGCCTCAGCGGCTACGCCTACAGCGGTTGCGACCCCGAGCGCATGGGCCTCGGTCCTGTCCATGCAATCGCGCTGGCCCGGCAGATCACCGGCCTGTCTCCGGAGGATGCCGATCTCGTCGAGATCAATGAAGCCTTCGCCGCCCAAGTCCTCGCGGTGCTGGCCGCGCTGCGCGATCCCCGCAAGAGCGGTCACGAGCTTCATCCCGTCGAGATTCCCCCCGAAATTCTCAACCGCCGCGGCGGCTCCATCGCACTCGGCCATCCGGTCGGTGCCACCGGAGCGCGACTCGCACTCACCGCGCTCCACCAACTCCGTGAAACGGGCGGCCACCGCGCTCTCATCACCGCCTGTGTCGGCGGCGGCCAAGGTGCCGCTCTTTGGCTCGAACGAAACTAAGGCCATGAACCATCTCCATTTCCAACTCCAAGGTAGCCACGGCGTGCTGACCTTCGACCGCGAGGGATCCTCGGCGAACATCTTCGACCGCCCTGCCCTTGTGGAACTCTCCGAAAAGCTCGATGCGCTTTCCGCTCATCCGGAGCTGGCCGGACTCATCATCCGTTCGGCCAAACCTAGCATCTTCATCGCAGGAGCCGATCTCAAGGCGCTGTCTTCGGCTCATGGTGAAGAGCTACGCGATCTGATCGAGCTCGGCCAAGCCACCTTCGACAAGCTGGCACACCTTCCCTATCCGACAGTCGCGGCCATCCACGGGGCCTGCGTGGGAGGAGGACTGGAACTGGCTC
It encodes the following:
- a CDS encoding phenylacetate--CoA ligase family protein; amino-acid sequence: MNFLQSNPWWATTSHDEMHHRQDALLRRLLSDRVVPFTAYYSKLFSELGIEAGDIRGTDDLVNLPFTSKRLLENPKDFVVIPEEAALKHQWATIRHALTHGPSSTKRMLEEELRPILLTSTTGRSAAPVPFLYTKYDIANLETGGTRMMELCKSDPAWRHINAFPFAPHLAFWLAHHAGTGFNTFMLSTGGGKTMGTEGNLRLIGKIQPDAIIAMPTFLYHLLQQAAADKQRWTNLKRIVLGGEKVPAGMRVKLKALCEQIGASDVAIMSTYGFTEAKMAWTECMPDGDSEPSGYHIYPDLTFIEVIDPETGERVPDGHPGEIVCTPLDARGTVVIRYRTGDLIEGGLVHEACPCCGRSCPRLVGKISRVSDIRRLNIGKLKGTLVDFNALENLLDDTEGLGAWQIELKKRNDDPLESDLVLVHAAPSNGTNRDTLKKRIANRFGQAVEFAPNDIVFHSWDEIRELQGVGKELKEQKVVDHRPANDN
- a CDS encoding thiolase family protein is translated as MSDLHIIAGVRTPFCRMGSDFDGLGADDLGRHATTALLLRTGIDPDLIDEVIFGCVAQPADAANVARVIALRSGIPKRIPAATVHRNCASGMEAITTAHQRMMSGRGELFVVGGAESMSSVPMMFSHASARKFGELAKAKAVGQKITALASFRPKDFKPRVGLQLGLTDPYSGMIMGDTAEILAREYHISREIQDSFAAASHRKAFAAADLLKEEIAPVHLPGNAVTRDNGVREDSTPQKLAKLRPIFDRQTGTVTAGNSSQITDGAVALLVGSEDAVKRLGIEPLGRLSGYAYSGCDPERMGLGPVHAIALARQITGLSPEDADLVEINEAFAAQVLAVLAALRDPRKSGHELHPVEIPPEILNRRGGSIALGHPVGATGARLALTALHQLRETGGHRALITACVGGGQGAALWLERN